Genomic segment of Fundidesulfovibrio magnetotacticus:
ACCCTTTTGCACTCGCCCTACGACGCGGATTCCCGCGACTTCCTGGCCGCGCTCGGCGTGGCCGAACCTGAAAGCGACGACGTGACCGTGGAGACCGGCGGCCAGGCCGTGCGCATCGTCTCCGACCAGGCCAAGGCCGTGGCCGCGTGCCCGGCGTTCTCCCGTTACCCAACCTTCGTGGCGAGCGACGGCCGCGTCGTCAGCGGCCCGAAGACGTGGCAGGAGTGCCTCGATTTCGAGGCCGCGTCCGGGGGGGGCGGCTTCGCGCCAGACCCCCAGGCCCTGGCGGAGCTTACCCGTCTGGACTTCCTGGCCCGTTTCACCGAGGCCGAGCTGGTGCTGCTCAAGAGCCTGGAAGCCTCCGACCCCAACGTGGGCCTCTTCTGGGAGCAGTGGCGCGCGGCCACCACCGTGCGCGGCGACGACCCCAGGACCGTCCGCGCCCTGGACTACATGACCGCCCAGGGACACCTGGCCCCGGGCAGGAAGGAGGCGATCCTGGCGTTCTAGCTTCGAGGATTTGAAGCCTCGGAAGAGGCTGTCCGGGACCATGCCCGCAGGGTTCGGCCCCGGACCGGCAGGGCGCGGGGCGGGTTCGTGGGCCCGCGCGAACGGAGCGCCCCGGCACGTTCCTGAAGGAACGCGCCGGGGCGCTCTCATGATTGTTCCGGCCCGTGACGCGCCGCACCCTGGCGGAGGCGCGTCCGGGAGGCCCCGGGCGCGATCCGGGCCTCGTGTCGCCATTTTGAAAAACATGAAGATGTTTTTCAAAATGAAAATAAATAGTTTTAGCTGCTTATCGCGACAATCCACATGGACGGACCATGAGAACGCAACGTCAGGCCCCGGCCGACCCCGAGAGGCCCAGCACCGAGTCCGCCAGGCCCGGGGCCATGGCCATGGAGGCCGTGAAGGCCGGGGAGATGGCGTTGAGCACGTGCAGTTCGGCAGGACCCGTCTCGGTGACGAAGTCCATGACCATGGCGTTTTGTTCCACGTCCACCAGCTGGGGCCTGATGCCGGCCTTGGGGCTCGGGAGCACGTCGGCGGGGTCCAGGGCGTCCACAAGGCGGGCCGCGTCGGCGAAGAAGTGCTTGAAAAGGTATTTGCGCGGCTCGCTCAGGGCCACGCGGCGAAACACCGGGCTCGACGCGAAGAGCATGGCGTCGCGCCAGAGGATGGACGGGGCCTCGGCGTCCAGGCCCTTCAGGAGCCCGTAGTTCTCGCGCCCCAGGGCCGGGATGGCCGTGGGGCCAAGGTAGACCTCCCCGTACACCGAGCGCGTGAAGTGCACCCCCAGAAAGGGCGTTGCCGGGTCCGGCACGGGGTAGACGCTGCCGCGCACCAGATGGGCGGCCTGGGGCCTCAGCTTGCGGTAGAGCCCCTTGAAGGGGACGAGCATGTAGCGCAGGCCCTTGCCGAAGGCGTGGGCCAGCCGGTCCGCGTGGGCCCCGGAGGCGTTGGCCATGGCCCCGTAGGCCAGGCGTCCGGCGCTGGTATCCAGTGATCCGGGGCCGGACGGGCCGTGCACGCGCACATTGAAGCGGATTTCAGCGCGCCGGGACTGGCGCAGGTCGTCGCGCAGCCCCGCCAGCACGGCCTTGGGGTCCACCACGGCCGTGAGCGGCGAATGGATGGCCCGGCCCACGGTGCGGGCATGGGGCTCTATCTCGCGCAGTTCGGACTCGTCCACCAGGCTCACGGACGCCCCGGCGCTCTGGGCGCGCTCGAAGAGGGCGTGCAGGCGGGGCAGCTCCTCATGGCATTTCGTCACGATCACCTTGCCGGACTCCTCAAGCGGGAGGCCTCGCTCGCGGCAGTAGGCGCGCATGAGCCGGTTTCCGGCCAGGCAGCTACGTGCGCGGGCGCTGCCGGGGGCGTAGTAGATGCCCGCGTGGAGCACCCCGGAGTTGCGGCCCGAGGCGTGACGCCCAGGGGCTCCTTCTTTTTCCAGCACCAGCACGCGTGCCCCGCGCGCCACCAGTTCCCTGGCCAGTGTCAGGCCGATGATTCCGGCCCCCACCACGACGATTTCCGCTGTTTCCATGGCGGGATACTGCCTTCAGGACAGCGAAAACGCAAGAATCCCCGGAGGGGGATTCCGGCGGAGCGGGAAGCGTGCTAGCAAGGACCCATGCCCTTCACCCCGGAATTCCTCGAAACCCTCGCCCGGATCCGCGCGTGGCTGGCGGGCCTGCCGCGGGCCCTGGCGACCGCCGGGCCGGGCGGAGCGGCCAGGCTGGCCTGCGCGGCGGCGCTCTGGGCGGCGCACGGCGCGCTCCTGTGGCTCCTGGTCTCGGGGGTGGCTGCACCTGCCCTGGCCAAGCGCTGGCTGGCCCTGGAGGCCTCCGCGGCCCTGGGGCGGTCCGTGAGGCTGGAGGAGCTCGCCTTCGATCCCTTCCGCTTCGCCCTGCGCGCCCGGGGTTTTTCCGTGACCGCGCGCGACGGAGGCGTCCTTGCCTCCTTCGAGCGCCTGGAGCTGGACCTGGACCCCCTGGACCTGGCCTCAGGCCGGGCCGCGCTGCGTCGCTTCCACCTGGACAAGCCCTCTCTGCGTCTGGTGCGCGAGGCCGACGGCAGCCTCAACGTCTCCGACCTGCTCCCCGCGCCGGGAAGCCAGGGGACGCGCCGGCGGCGCAGCCTGGAGCTGGTTCCCCCCGGCGTGCGCTTCCGCCTCGAGGACATCCGGGTGTCCGGGGGCTCCGTGGTCTTCGACGACCGCCAGAACGGCGAACTGCAGGAACTGACCAACCTGAGCCTGGACATCGAGTCCCTCTCAAGCGACCAGTCCGGCCCCATGGAGCTCTTCAGCACGCGCGCCGAACTCAACCGCTCGCGCCTCACCCTCACCGTTAGCGCCGACCTCTCCGGCCCGGTCCCGGAACTCCAGGCGCGCCTGGACGCCTCGGACCTGGAACTCAAACGCTACACTCCCTACCTGCTGCCCCTCAAGAAGCCCCTGGACGCCGTGATGGCAGAGGCCGGGTTCACGGCCCGGCTCCTGCTGCCCGGACCGTCCGGAGGGCTTGCCGCGCCCCGCCTGGAGGCCGACGGCCGGATCTCGGGCCTGGCCCTGGACCTGGAGGGCCGCCGCGTGGCCTCGGCCGAGAGCGTGGAGGCCCAGGGCTGGACCCTGGACTTCGCAGACGGCGGCGTGCGCGTGGACCGCCTGGAAGTGCGCGCCCCCGAGCTGCGCCTGACCCGCGACGCGGCCGGAGGCGTGGACCTGGCCGGGCTCTTCGACCCCGCCGTGGAAGACCAGGCCGAGGGGGGACCGCCCCCGGCGGTGCGCGTGGGCGAGGCCGTGGTCTCGGACGGGTCCGTGTGGCTGCGCGACGAGGGCCTGGGCCTGGACGTGGCCCTCACGGGCGTGAAGGCCCGCCTCGAGGGCCTGGACTCGTCGGCCGGGAACTTCGCGGAGCTTACGGCCGAGGCCGCGGGCGACCGGTTCCGGCGCATGGCCCTCTCGGCCAAGGGAGGCTACTCCCCCCTGGACCTCACGGCGGAAGCCTCCCTGGACGGCCTGGACCTGGGCAACCCGCTTCCCTCCCTGAAGCGTCTGCTGCCGAAGCTCACGCTCGCGGGCACGGCCTCGGCCAAGGCCGCGTTGCGGCTCAAAGGGACAGGGGACGCCGTGGCCGGGGGCCTCAACGCCGAAGCCGCGGTCAAGGACCTCAAGGTCGTGGCCGAGGGCCAGGCCCAGCCGCTCCTGGCGGCCCAGTCCCTGGCCGTGTCCGGGGCGATGCTGGACGCGTCCCTGGGCCGCCTCAGGGTGGGGCAGGTGCGCCTCTCGGGGGGAGGGGCGGCCCTCTCGCGCGACGAGCGCGGCGGATTCCCGGCCCTGGAGGCCCTGGCCGGTCCGGCCAGGACCCAGGGGACAGGTCCGGGGGGGGGAGATGGGCCGTCCATGGACATCCGCCTGGACCAGGTCCGCCTGGAGAACTTCTCGGTGGACTACCGCGATCCCTCCCACAAGACCGCCCTGCGGGCCGACCTGGATGAACTCTCCGCGCAGGGCTTCGCTCCCGGCCGCGACGCCCCTCTGGTTTTCGCGGCCAAGGGGCGGCTCCAGCGCCAGGCGGCCTTCTCCCTCTCGGGCGAGGCGCGCCCCATGGCCCCCTCGGCGCGGCTCACGGTCTCTCTCACGGACCTGCCCCTGGCCGACGCGGCCGCCGTGGCGGCCGGACAGACGGCCCAGGGCCTGCCGGTCGCAGTGCAGGCCGGCCGGGCGTCCCTCTCCGGGGAGGCCAACGTGGACCTCTCGGGCGCGCAGCCCAAGGCCTCCTTCAAGGGCGAGGCGGGGCTCTCGGGCCTCAAGCTCGCCAGGCCGGGGGACACGGAACCCTGGCTGGCCCTGTCGCGCCTGGCCGTCAAGGGTGCGGAGTTCGAGCTGGCCCCCTTGCGCGTCCGCCTGGCCTCGCTGGCCCTGGACGAGCCCTTCCTGGCCCTGTCCCTGGACAAGGAGGGCAGGCCCGTCCCGCCCGTGGCGGCCTCCCTGGGCCGGGGGACGTCCACGGCGAGCGCCCCCGCGTCCGGCCCCGCGCCCGAGTGGGGCGTGGGCCGCCTGGAGGTGCGCGCGGGCCGCGTGGTCCTGAGCGCTGGCATGACCGATCCCCCCCTGCCCCTTGAGCTGTCGGCCGTGGAGGCCACCGTGCTGGACCTCTCGAGCGCGTCCCCGGCCCGGCTCGACCTGAAGCTCAAGGCAGGCGAGTGGGGCTGGGGGTGGTTGGCCGGACAGGCCGCACTCACCCCCCAGGGGCCGCGTGCGGACATCAAGGCCGCTCTGGAGAACCTGGACCTCTCCGAACTCTCCCCCCTGGTCCGGCGCTACACCGGCTTCCCGGTGGCCCGGGGCAAACTCTGGCTGAAGACCGACTGCCGCCTGGACGTGGGGTCTGTCGACATGAAGAACAACATCGTGGCCTCGGGCATCCAATTGGGGCGCAAGGCCCCCGTGCCGGGCGGCGGGGACGTGCCCCTGGACCTGGCCGTGAGCCTGCTCACCAACGCCAAGGGCGTCATCGACCTGGACATCCCGGTGTCCGGCAAGCCCGACGCGGCCAAGGCCGACCTGCGCGACGTGATCTCCACGGCCACGGCCGGGGCCTTCGCGCGCATCATGTTTTCGCCCCTGGCCTTCCTCAACGTGGGCCAGGGGTCGGGGGAGGTTGTGCGTCTGGGCTTCGAGCCGGGGTCGGCCGAGCTGACCCCCGAGGCCCGCAAGACCCTCGACGCCCTGGGCGCGGCCGTGGCCGCGCGGCCAAAGCTCAGCCTGGAAATATCGGCCTGGGCCGACCCCGTGGCCGACCCGCCCGCGCTGGCCAAGGCCCGGTCCAGGCCCGAACCCTCGTCGGCGGACGCGCCCCAGCCCACCCCCGAGCCCGGACCGGCCGACCTGGACAACCTGGCCCGGCAGCGTCGGTCGGCCGTGATGGCCTTCCTGGCCAAGGCGGCCAAGCTCCCCGGCGACAGGCTCTACGCCGTGAACACCGAAGCCCAGTCGCCGCCGAAAGTGAAGGGCCAGCCCGACGCCAGGGCCGAGGTCCGCCTGCGCTACTGACCGGGGTCCGCTCACGGCCCGTCACGGAGACGTTGCCGCTGCATCCCTTTCTTTGGTATCGGTGGTCATGGCCGCCCTCGTTCATTCCTTCGCCGTGTTCGACTGCTGTCTCGTGCGCCTGCACGCCCGGCCCCTGGACCAGCTCTTCGCCCTGGCCGGACGGGTCCTGCCGGGCGACGCCGGCCGGGAGGACCTCCACGAATTCGTGCGCCTGCGCCTGCGCGCCGAGGAGGAGGCGCGCGACGGCCCCGGCCTGGAGGCCGCCGGGCTGGGCGCGGTCTACGAGCGCTTTCCGGCCTCCAATCCCTGGAGCCTGGACCCCGAGGCCCTCTACGCTTCGGAGCTGGAGCTTTCCCTGAGCGGAGCACGCCCCGTGCCCGCCGTGCTGGAGCGCGTGCGGGGCCACGTCCGACGGGGCGAGCGGGTGGCCTACGTCACCGACTCCATCCTGCCCGGGGCCTCGCTGCGAAGACTCCTGGAGTCCCACGGCTTCGCGGGCGAGGTCTACTGCGCGGGGGACCTGGGCAAGCGCAAGATCACGGGCTCGCTCTACAACCACGTGCTGGCCGCCGAAGCCCTGGAGCCCGGGCAGCTCAGCCACACCGGCTCCGATCCCCTGGGCGACGCGCGCGCCCCCAAGCGCATGGGCATCCGCGTGTCGCCCTTCACCCAGGCGCGCTTCACCACCCACGAGGAGCACCTGCTCACGCTGCATCGGGCCAGCGCTCCGGAGGCCTCCCGGGTGATGGCCTGCGCGCGTCTGGCTCGGCTGCGCGGGGAGCCGTCCGCCGCGCTGGCCGACACGCGTGCCTTCGCGGCCTCGGTGGCCGCCCCGGCGCTCACGGCCTTCGCGGCCTGGGCCCTGGCCGGAGCCGGGGAGCGGGGGGCGAAGCGGCTCTACTTCCTGGCCCGGGAGGGCGAACTGCCCTGCCTGCTGGCCCAACGTCTGCACCGGGCCTGCGGCGGCCCCGAGCCGCGCTACCTCATGGGCTCACTGGCCGCCTGGAGCGGGCCGCTCCTGGCCGGGCTCGCACGCAAGGATTTGGACTGGCTGGCCGCCGGGAACGAGGGGGCCGGGGCGGTGCAACTCCTGGCGCGGCTCTCGCTGACGCCCGAGGAGCTGCTGCGCGTCTCGGGCCGGAGCATGCCCGCGCTCTATTCCGACAAACCCCTGGACGATGCGGGCCTGGACGCCCTCTGGGAACTCCTGGACGCCCCGGCCGCGCGCGAACTGCTTACGCGCCGCGCCTCGGAGGCTTCGGGGCGTCTGCTGCGCCATCTGGAACAGGAGGGCTGCCTGGAGGAGGGCGTGCTGGCCGTGGCCGACATGGGCTGGACGCTCTCCACGCAGCGCGCCTTGCGGGCCGTGCTGGCCGGGCGCGGCGTGGAGGTGGAGGGCTGGTATTTCGGGCTGTGCTCGGGGCGCATGGGGCGCATGGAGGCCGGGGCGCACCACGCCTTGTTCATGGAGCGCGCGGCGCGCGCGCTGCCCGGCTCCCTGGAGGCGGTGCTCTTCCGCAACGTGCCGCTCATGGAGCGGGCCTTCTCGCGGGCCTCCCACGGGCGCGTGCTGGGGTACTCGGAGCGCGCCGGGCGCGTGGAACCTTCCCTGGGGCCGCCTCCGGCAGGCATGGAGCACACCCGGGAGATTCGCGAAACCTGCCTGGCCTTCGCCGACACCCTGGCGGGCAGCGGCTGGAGCGGCGAAACCCTGCCCGCCCTGGAGGAAACGGCGCGCGAATCCCTGCGCCGCTTTCTGGTGGAGCCGGAGAACGCCATGGCCCGGGCCGTGGACTCGCTGCCGGGTGAGGATGCGCCCCAGCGTCCGCTCCTGCGACGTTTGGGACCGCTGGACGCGTTGCGGGCCTGGCTCTTCTCCCTGGGGTTGGGCGTGGCCCCCAGGCGTCCGCCCCGGTGGGTGGAGGGCTCGGCCGCGCTGTCGGCCGCCTGGATCAGGCCCTACCTCCGCCGCCCCCGACTCATGGCGCTTCTGCGGGCGCATTTTCCTTAGGGTCGCGATTTTGAATAACATGAAGATGTTTTTCATGTTATTATTCAAGAGTTTTTGCTGTTTGTCCTGGGCATCCGGATGGACGGGTTGTGTTGTCGCAACACCAGATCATGAAATCTAGACGGTTGAAGTCTGGATAGTGCTGGATGAGGCGCTCCATCCATTCAGACGGGCGTTGTTATGCGAGACGCGAATGATCATGATGTTTTGGCGCGAAGATGATCCCGAGGTTTGACTTTTTTGTTGGTCTTTTCAGGTTTGTAATGAAGATGTGTTGGTTATTTCTTGCGATACATTCCTCTGTTTGATATTTTATAGTATATTAGAGTGGTGTTCGCTGAGAACGCTCCGCGTCGATCTGGCGCGAAATGCCTGAACTGCAACAAAGTGAGCCGGTCCATGTTTCAGCTGTCCATAAGGGTTCGCCTGCTTCTCGGTTTCGCCACGGTGGCGGTCTTCGCGTTTGTCCTGGGGTATCTCGGGCTCAAGGCCGCAGACACGGGGATGGGGGCGTTCAGTCAGGCCGTCTCCTACGACATGCCCCTGGCCATGGCCGTGGGAGACATGCGCTACCACATGAAGCGCACAGTCAGCGTCACGCGCACCCTGTTCTCCGACGCCCTCACTCCACAGCAGCGCGCCACCCTCTACGAGGAGATCGACAGGGCCCGCAAAGACTACCGCAAGGCCCAGGAGGACGTGGAGAAAATCATGACCTCCGAGGCTCAGAAGCGCCTCTTCGCCCAGCTCAAGGAGCGGCTGGTCCTTGGACGGGAACTCACGGGCAAGGTGTTGGGGCTCGTGAAGGAATACGAGGCCGACCCCACCAAGACGGACAAGCTGCGCCAGGCGTCCCAGGTCACGGTCAACGAGATCGAGGCGGTGGACGCCCAGCTCTATCCCCTGCTCGAGGAAATCCTCGTCCTGGTGCGCCAGGACGCGCAGCAGAAAAAGGTCGAACTTTCCGCCGACCTCGAACGCTCCCGGACTATCGTGCTCTCCGTGTGCGCCGCGGTGGTGCTGGCGGCGCTTCTGCTGGGGCTTCTGGTGACGCGTTCCATCACCTCCCCCATGGCCCAGGTGGGCGAATTCGCCGCAAGAATCACCCAG
This window contains:
- the lhgO gene encoding L-2-hydroxyglutarate oxidase, translating into METAEIVVVGAGIIGLTLARELVARGARVLVLEKEGAPGRHASGRNSGVLHAGIYYAPGSARARSCLAGNRLMRAYCRERGLPLEESGKVIVTKCHEELPRLHALFERAQSAGASVSLVDESELREIEPHARTVGRAIHSPLTAVVDPKAVLAGLRDDLRQSRRAEIRFNVRVHGPSGPGSLDTSAGRLAYGAMANASGAHADRLAHAFGKGLRYMLVPFKGLYRKLRPQAAHLVRGSVYPVPDPATPFLGVHFTRSVYGEVYLGPTAIPALGRENYGLLKGLDAEAPSILWRDAMLFASSPVFRRVALSEPRKYLFKHFFADAARLVDALDPADVLPSPKAGIRPQLVDVEQNAMVMDFVTETGPAELHVLNAISPAFTASMAMAPGLADSVLGLSGSAGA
- a CDS encoding DUF748 domain-containing protein; translated protein: MPFTPEFLETLARIRAWLAGLPRALATAGPGGAARLACAAALWAAHGALLWLLVSGVAAPALAKRWLALEASAALGRSVRLEELAFDPFRFALRARGFSVTARDGGVLASFERLELDLDPLDLASGRAALRRFHLDKPSLRLVREADGSLNVSDLLPAPGSQGTRRRRSLELVPPGVRFRLEDIRVSGGSVVFDDRQNGELQELTNLSLDIESLSSDQSGPMELFSTRAELNRSRLTLTVSADLSGPVPELQARLDASDLELKRYTPYLLPLKKPLDAVMAEAGFTARLLLPGPSGGLAAPRLEADGRISGLALDLEGRRVASAESVEAQGWTLDFADGGVRVDRLEVRAPELRLTRDAAGGVDLAGLFDPAVEDQAEGGPPPAVRVGEAVVSDGSVWLRDEGLGLDVALTGVKARLEGLDSSAGNFAELTAEAAGDRFRRMALSAKGGYSPLDLTAEASLDGLDLGNPLPSLKRLLPKLTLAGTASAKAALRLKGTGDAVAGGLNAEAAVKDLKVVAEGQAQPLLAAQSLAVSGAMLDASLGRLRVGQVRLSGGGAALSRDERGGFPALEALAGPARTQGTGPGGGDGPSMDIRLDQVRLENFSVDYRDPSHKTALRADLDELSAQGFAPGRDAPLVFAAKGRLQRQAAFSLSGEARPMAPSARLTVSLTDLPLADAAAVAAGQTAQGLPVAVQAGRASLSGEANVDLSGAQPKASFKGEAGLSGLKLARPGDTEPWLALSRLAVKGAEFELAPLRVRLASLALDEPFLALSLDKEGRPVPPVAASLGRGTSTASAPASGPAPEWGVGRLEVRAGRVVLSAGMTDPPLPLELSAVEATVLDLSSASPARLDLKLKAGEWGWGWLAGQAALTPQGPRADIKAALENLDLSELSPLVRRYTGFPVARGKLWLKTDCRLDVGSVDMKNNIVASGIQLGRKAPVPGGGDVPLDLAVSLLTNAKGVIDLDIPVSGKPDAAKADLRDVISTATAGAFARIMFSPLAFLNVGQGSGEVVRLGFEPGSAELTPEARKTLDALGAAVAARPKLSLEISAWADPVADPPALAKARSRPEPSSADAPQPTPEPGPADLDNLARQRRSAVMAFLAKAAKLPGDRLYAVNTEAQSPPKVKGQPDARAEVRLRY